From Streptomyces sp. CMB-StM0423, a single genomic window includes:
- a CDS encoding MerR family transcriptional regulator: MSGTLRSGQVAAAAGVHVQTLRYYERRGLLPAPARSNGGHRLYGEDAVTALRVIKAAQRLGFTLAEVADLLAAGRRRRGGTAAGLGDRAAAKLAEVDARIADLTTVRTALAAAVEAGCDDLAACASSPRCPLPFPAPAPDR; the protein is encoded by the coding sequence GTGAGCGGGACCCTGCGCAGCGGGCAGGTCGCCGCCGCGGCCGGCGTGCACGTACAGACGCTGCGCTACTACGAGCGCCGCGGCCTGCTCCCCGCGCCCGCGCGCAGCAACGGCGGCCACCGGCTGTACGGCGAGGACGCGGTGACCGCGCTCCGCGTGATCAAGGCGGCCCAGCGGCTCGGGTTCACGCTGGCCGAGGTCGCCGACCTGCTGGCCGCCGGGCGCCGCCGCCGCGGCGGGACCGCCGCCGGGCTCGGGGACCGGGCGGCGGCGAAGCTCGCGGAGGTCGACGCGAGGATCGCCGACCTGACCACGGTCCGTACGGCACTCGCCGCCGCCGTCGAAGCGGGCTGCGACGACCTCGCCGCCTGCGCCTCCTCCCCCCGCTGCCCCCTCCCCTTCCCCGCCCCCGCCCCGGACCGCTGA